The following coding sequences lie in one Ictalurus punctatus breed USDA103 chromosome 16, Coco_2.0, whole genome shotgun sequence genomic window:
- the elovl7b gene encoding elongation of very long chain fatty acids protein 7, whose amino-acid sequence MELNKLTSSAALLYDELLKEADPRVEDWLLMSSPFPQTMIILSYIYFVTTLGPRLMENRKPFDLKQPMIIYNFSIVAFSLYMIYEFLMSGWANGYSYRCDIVDYSSSPQALRMAWTCWLYYFSKFIEMLDTIFFVLRKKNSQVTFLHVYHHSIMPFTWWFGVKFAAGGLGTFHALLNCCVHVIMYTYYALSAMGPAYQKYLWWKKYMTTIQLVQFLMVTVHIGQFFFMKDCPYQFPVFLYIIWLYGLIFLVLFLNFYYHAYTKGKRLPKVLQNGACFLNRAHNKIE is encoded by the exons ATGGAGCTCAACAAACTGACCTCAAGTGCTGCTTTGCTTTATGATGAGTTGCTTAAAGAAGCAG ACCCAAGAGTTGAGGACTGGCTCCTTATGTCCTCCCCGTTCCCTCAAACCATGATCATCCTTTCCTACATCTACTTTGTCACAACGCTCGGACCTCGCCTGATGGAGAACCGTAAACCTTTTGACCTCAAGCAACCTATGATCATCTACAACTTCAGCATAGTTGCCTTCTCTCTTTACATGATTTATGAG TTTCTCATGTCTGGCTGGGCCAATGGTTACTCATACAGGTGTGACATTGTGGACTATTCCAGCTCACCACAGGCTCTCagg ATGGCATGGACATGCTGGCTGTACTACTTCTCCAAGTTCATCGAGATGTTGGATACT ATTTTCTTTGTGCTGAGAAAAAAGAACAGCCAAGTCACTTTCCTCCATGTGTACCATCACTCAATCATGCCCTTCACATGGTGGTTTGGAGTCAAGTTTGCTGCAG GTGGTCTGGGAACCTTCCATGCCCTGCTGAACTGCTGTGTCCATGTGATCATGTATACATACTATGCCCTGTCTGCTATGGGCCCAGCCTATCAGAAATACCTCTGGTGGAAGAAGTACATGACGACCATTCAGCTA GTTCAGTTTTTGATGGTGACCGTCCACATCGGCCAGTTTTTCTTCATGAAAGACTGCCCATACCAGTTCCCAGTGTTCCTCTACATCATTTGGTTGTATGGACTGATATTCCTGGTTCTTTTCCTCAATTTTTACTACCATGCATATACCAAGGGCAAGAGATTGCCCAAAGTCCTTCAGAATGGAGCATGCTTCCTAAACCGTGCACACAATAAGATTGAATAA